In Chlorogloeopsis sp. ULAP01, the following are encoded in one genomic region:
- a CDS encoding DUF1636 family protein — protein sequence MPKHTLFVCKSCHHSSEERPENPPFDGTFLLDQLNTLCSEKFPDDEVEIQAVGCLWACSQGCVVAVSNPDKPTYLFVNLLPEESTVALLEFMQLYIKSRKGNVAWNQLPELLQSAVFAQIPQPNDT from the coding sequence ATGCCTAAACACACGTTATTCGTCTGCAAATCCTGTCACCATTCTTCTGAAGAACGACCAGAAAATCCTCCATTCGATGGCACATTTTTACTTGACCAACTAAACACTTTATGCAGTGAAAAATTCCCAGATGATGAAGTGGAGATTCAAGCCGTCGGATGTTTATGGGCGTGCAGTCAGGGGTGTGTAGTAGCTGTATCTAATCCAGATAAACCTACCTATCTGTTTGTCAATCTTCTCCCAGAAGAAAGTACTGTAGCTTTACTAGAATTTATGCAACTGTATATCAAAAGTCGCAAAGGTAATGTAGCTTGGAATCAACTTCCTGAACTGTTGCAATCTGCCGTTTTTGCTCAAATTCCACAACCAAATGATACGTAA